A window of Amycolatopsis australiensis contains these coding sequences:
- a CDS encoding ROK family transcriptional regulator, protein MELLTPWDGSKVGLDQEEMRRHNRGAFLRLVHLSGGISRAELARRMNLNRSTIKTLTAELSAAGLVREVSQTDNRHQGRPSLVVCPETQRFHVLAFDVAVDRLTAARIGLGGVILDRKVAARRRSGVDLDYVVTTLAGLGHQLTEAAPSTSTCVGLGASYCGMIRPGDGTVRFGPDLGWVDQAFGAELARRLGLGLRVPVGNEAHLGALAEHLRGAGTGVQNLVYLHGDVGVGGGIIVGGTVLDGDAGYGCELGHMVVNPHGGRPCGCGSSGCLEAEAGERALLDAARRPAEVFGRDAVRAVADDAAAGDADARAALDYVGDWLGIGVANLINLFNPAVVVFGGMLRDVYAGVLPRVRSRVARNVLPVAKEKVRLSVSALGDDTTLIGAGELAFSRLLRDPLAETQRVSPTAG, encoded by the coding sequence ATGGAATTGCTGACGCCCTGGGACGGCTCGAAGGTCGGGTTGGACCAGGAGGAGATGCGTCGACACAACCGCGGTGCTTTTCTTCGCCTCGTGCACCTGAGCGGCGGGATCTCGCGCGCCGAACTCGCGAGACGGATGAACCTCAACCGAAGCACGATCAAGACGTTGACGGCGGAACTGAGCGCGGCGGGCCTGGTCCGGGAAGTGTCGCAGACGGACAATCGTCACCAGGGCCGCCCGTCGCTCGTGGTGTGCCCGGAGACGCAGCGTTTCCACGTACTGGCGTTCGATGTCGCGGTGGACCGGTTGACCGCCGCCCGGATCGGCCTCGGCGGTGTCATCCTGGACCGCAAGGTCGCCGCCCGGCGCCGATCCGGAGTCGATCTCGACTACGTCGTCACGACGCTCGCCGGGCTCGGCCACCAGCTGACCGAGGCGGCGCCGTCGACGTCGACCTGCGTGGGGCTCGGAGCCTCGTACTGCGGAATGATCCGTCCCGGCGACGGAACCGTCCGGTTCGGCCCCGACCTCGGATGGGTCGACCAGGCGTTCGGCGCTGAACTGGCACGCCGGCTCGGACTGGGACTGCGGGTGCCGGTGGGGAACGAGGCGCATCTCGGAGCGCTCGCCGAGCACCTTCGCGGGGCCGGGACGGGGGTGCAGAACCTTGTCTACCTGCACGGCGACGTCGGCGTCGGTGGCGGGATCATCGTCGGCGGCACCGTGCTGGACGGCGACGCGGGGTACGGCTGCGAGCTGGGCCACATGGTCGTCAACCCGCACGGCGGGCGACCGTGCGGCTGCGGCTCCAGCGGATGCCTGGAGGCGGAAGCCGGGGAACGGGCCTTGCTCGACGCCGCGCGCAGGCCGGCGGAGGTCTTCGGCCGTGATGCCGTGCGGGCGGTGGCCGACGACGCGGCCGCGGGCGACGCCGACGCCCGCGCGGCGCTCGATTACGTCGGGGACTGGCTGGGCATCGGCGTGGCGAACCTCATCAATCTCTTCAACCCGGCCGTGGTCGTGTTCGGCGGGATGTTGCGCGATGTGTACGCCGGTGTGCTGCCGCGAGTACGCAGTCGCGTCGCACGCAATGTGCTGCCGGTGGCGAAGGAAAAAGTGCGCCTGAGTGTGTCAGCCCTCGGGGACGACACCACCCTGATCGGCGCGGGCGAGCTCGCGTTCTCGCGGCTGCTGCGCGATCCATTGGCGGAAACACAGCGGGTTTCGCCGACCGCTGGGTGA
- a CDS encoding nuclear transport factor 2 family protein, which yields MSEAIDPNELPAVITGYLTAHRARDLESALARYTEDAVVTDEGRTHRGKHEIRDWLTRAASRYTYTTTLVAAHRVDDEHYVAVNHLEGDFPGGVADLRFRFTLDGDLIAGLVIEP from the coding sequence ATGAGTGAAGCGATCGACCCGAACGAACTCCCCGCGGTGATCACCGGCTACCTGACCGCCCACCGGGCCCGCGACCTGGAATCGGCGCTGGCCCGCTACACCGAGGACGCCGTCGTCACCGACGAGGGCCGGACCCACCGCGGCAAGCACGAGATCCGCGACTGGCTCACCCGTGCGGCAAGCCGGTACACCTACACGACGACGCTCGTCGCGGCCCACCGCGTGGACGACGAGCACTACGTGGCGGTGAACCACCTCGAGGGCGACTTCCCGGGCGGCGTGGCCGACCTGCGGTTCCGGTTCACCCTGGACGGCGACCTCATCGCCGGGCTGGTGATCGAGCCGTGA
- a CDS encoding MerR family transcriptional regulator yields the protein MSRGLTIGEFAQLTQLSIRTLRRYHESGLLEPASVDPASGYRYYTAEQIPTAQVIHRLRELDMPLADVAELLATEDAAQRADLVGRHLRRLEEELARTRAAVASLRRLLRPADDGLDVELRPVPAQTVAAVEGVVDHHDVVPWYGEAMAELDAAVAGLPPLGAPGGRYANELFTGGRGTVLVYRPVADPPARGRVRPVHLPAAELAVAVHAGPHDDIQVTYGRLGAWVVDHALTVDGPVHETYLVGPRDTPAPAAWRTEIGWPVFRLASSP from the coding sequence GTGTCCCGCGGATTGACGATCGGCGAGTTCGCCCAGCTGACGCAGCTGAGTATCCGGACCCTGCGCCGGTACCACGAGTCCGGGCTGCTCGAGCCCGCCTCGGTGGACCCCGCCAGCGGCTACCGGTACTACACCGCCGAGCAGATCCCCACCGCGCAGGTCATCCACCGGCTGCGGGAGCTGGACATGCCGCTGGCCGACGTGGCCGAGCTCCTCGCCACCGAGGACGCGGCCCAGCGGGCGGACCTGGTCGGCCGGCACCTGCGGCGGCTGGAGGAGGAGCTGGCACGGACCCGGGCCGCCGTGGCCTCGCTGCGGCGGCTGCTGCGTCCCGCCGACGACGGCCTGGACGTCGAACTCCGCCCGGTGCCGGCGCAGACCGTCGCTGCGGTCGAGGGCGTCGTCGACCACCACGACGTGGTGCCGTGGTACGGCGAGGCCATGGCCGAGCTGGACGCCGCGGTCGCCGGCCTGCCACCGCTCGGCGCGCCGGGCGGGCGCTACGCCAACGAGCTGTTCACCGGCGGCCGGGGCACGGTCCTGGTCTACCGGCCCGTCGCCGACCCACCGGCCCGGGGACGGGTGCGGCCGGTACACCTCCCGGCGGCCGAACTCGCCGTGGCCGTCCATGCCGGACCCCACGACGACATCCAGGTCACCTACGGCCGGCTGGGCGCCTGGGTGGTCGACCACGCGCTCACCGTGGACGGTCCCGTCCACGAGACATACCTGGTCGGCCCGCGCGACACCCCGGCCCCGGCGGCCTGGCGGACGGAGATCGGCTGGCCGGTGTTCCGGCTCGCGTCCTCGCCCTGA
- a CDS encoding SDR family NAD(P)-dependent oxidoreductase yields MLDGEGVEEGFRGQAGRRNRAHVDVGRGLRGEGAGAAWDEQRRETAVEKLRAGGADAFGVPLDVTDDARAPAAAGLIADRAGGLDFLVTNTGITSPFPQTPSTPLFASVTSAIVCSLVPPILVRTRPVRPRPMRWPAIPQGYRLWRIP; encoded by the coding sequence GTGCTGGATGGTGAGGGCGTTGAGGAAGGTTTCCGAGGCCAGGCAGGCCGCCGGAACCGGGCCCATGTCGATGTCGGGCGTGGTCTGCGGGGCGAGGGAGCGGGCGCTGCTTGGGACGAGCAGCGCCGCGAGACGGCGGTGGAGAAGTTGCGTGCGGGCGGAGCGGACGCTTTCGGCGTACCTCTCGACGTCACCGACGACGCCAGAGCGCCCGCTGCGGCCGGACTCATCGCCGACCGCGCCGGCGGGCTCGACTTCCTGGTCACCAACACCGGAATCACCAGCCCCTTCCCACAGACGCCCAGCACGCCCTTGTTCGCCTCGGTCACCAGCGCGATCGTCTGTTCGCTCGTGCCGCCGATCCTGGTGAGGACCCGGCCGGTACGTCCAAGACCGATGCGGTGGCCGGCGATACCGCAGGGGTATCGCCTCTGGCGGATACCGTGA